The following proteins are encoded in a genomic region of Acidimicrobiia bacterium:
- a CDS encoding SGNH/GDSL hydrolase family protein, translating into MRRLRPGVAATLDAVAPFRAAWERSNAADRDGDGPLWLVLGDSTGQGIGAPAFDRGYVGQLRRLLEARDGRRWRLANESVSGARLRDVPRQLRALSTLPAAPDLVTCAAGSNDLAWRPGLRRPRRDLERVLAALPTGAVVATLPRGLGRRRTEILNDVVRTEASARGLVVADVWARTGSPWAGKLAADEFHPSERGYRDWTAAFAAALGLPLDPTG; encoded by the coding sequence GTGCGCCGCCTCCGTCCGGGAGTCGCGGCGACGCTCGACGCCGTCGCGCCGTTCCGGGCGGCGTGGGAACGATCGAACGCCGCCGACCGCGACGGGGACGGGCCGCTCTGGCTCGTGCTCGGCGACTCGACGGGGCAGGGCATCGGGGCCCCGGCCTTCGACCGCGGGTACGTCGGGCAGCTGCGACGGCTGCTCGAAGCGCGAGACGGACGCCGGTGGCGCCTCGCGAACGAGTCGGTGTCGGGCGCCCGGCTCCGCGACGTGCCCCGCCAGCTGCGGGCGCTGTCGACGCTGCCGGCGGCGCCGGACCTCGTCACGTGCGCGGCCGGGTCGAACGACCTGGCCTGGCGTCCGGGGCTGCGGCGGCCTCGGCGCGACCTCGAGCGGGTGCTGGCGGCGCTGCCGACGGGGGCGGTCGTCGCCACCCTGCCGCGCGGGCTGGGCCGACGCCGCACCGAGATCCTGAACGACGTCGTCCGCACCGAGGCGTCGGCTCGTGGCCTCGTGGTCGCCGACGTCTGGGCCCGCACCGGGTCGCCGTGGGCGGGCAAGCTCGCCGCCGACGAGTTCCATCCCAGCGAGCGCGGCTACCGGGACTGGACGGCGGCGTTCGCCGCCGCGCTGGGGCTCCCCCTCGACCCGACGGGGTAG